The Thermococcus sp. region GAAAGCCATGAGAATCCTCCGCGAGGTGGTGGGCGGTGATTGATTACATCCATGCAGTAATGCTCTGGCTCGCGGTCTTCGCCCCTTCCTCTGCTCTTGCTTCCCTTTTGGTAAAAAGAGGAAAGACCTTCGCGGTTACGGGCATGCAGGGGACACTCCTCATTCTATCGCTTGTTCTCATTGCATTCCTCCAAATCCCGCTTAGCTTCAGACCGTTGTATCTTCTGCAGGCGGTTCTCCTCGGATTTTCCCTCTCACTTCTCCTGAACTGGGTTGAGCAACTCCTGACACGAAGGGTTGAGGTGCCGGAGTTCCTGCCGGAGGGCCTCCCATGGAGGGTCCTGCTCCTACTCATCCTTGCCCCTCTCGCCGAGGAAGCCCTCAACAGGGGTTTAGTTGAGAGCTACCTTCTAAGCCACGGTTACCTCTGGGGCGCGATTATCCTTTCGGCGGTTCTCTTTGCGCTGCCACACTGGATGGCCTTTGAAAAGACCTCTCTTGGAGAGAGGACTTTCGTTACGGCCGGAGCCTTCGTTATGGGAGTGACCGTTGCGTACCTCTTCGCCCTGAGCGGTTCTCTCCTCACGGCCTTCACCTTTCACTCCTCGGCGAACTTTGGAGGACTTTTAATTGCCCATTTAAGGATTGGACAACGGAGTTGATTGTCCTCTGGGTTTTAGTTGAGTTGAGGGCTAAAAGCACGGAGAACGCCCGGATTCCTACCAAAAACTTTAAGAAAGAACTATGTACTGGAGTAATGGGGATGCCAATGGGCCCTCTGGGAATCTTCATCCTAGCGTTCCTGCTTTATATAACGCACGGAATTTACCTCGGCGGCTTTATAAGGGCCTTTAAAAGGTGTTTTGGGGAGATCACGGGCTACTGGATAGCGATGTCAATTTTCACCCTTCTTTTTGCCGCACTGATAACCATCGTATACCCCAGCCTCTACTTTGTCCGCTGGAGCTTTCCGGCTGATTACTTCCTTATTTTCCTCTCCCTGAGCGTTCTGACTTTTGTTCCGGTCATCTTTGGGCTCAAAAAGCCGGCAAGCCCCGAAGCGAACGGTAACGAGGAAGTTGAGTTTGTTAAAAGCATGAGTTTCAAACAGGCGGCGCTCCTCCAGATCATAAGCGCCGCCCTTCCAGAGGAACTCGTCTTCCGCTACATCTTCCTTGGCCTTTTAGCCCTCTGGAATCCCCTCGCAGGTCTCGTGGCCATCTCCCTTTTCTTCGGATTGGCCCACAAGTTCGCCCATCCAGAGCGGAAGTGGATGGTGCTCCTTTCAAACACTTTGACGGGTTTCGTACTTGGACTGACCTACATCTACACGAAAAGCCTGCTCGTTGTCATGGCCATTCACTGGCTCGACAACATGATTCCGTGGGCTTACATGAAGTACGAGAACCGTAGGAGGGTCACAGTGGGGACAACCGTGCTTTTAGCCTTTTTACCCCTTGTTCTTCTGAGGGGGAAGCTTAGTCCCATCCTTGAGTATCTGGGAGGAATTTACTCGGGCGAGGGCATCGTTTGGGGAATTGGAATAACCCTCGTGATGCTGGGCGTCGTTTACCTCGGCCTGAAGCTTTTAGGGGCCAAAGAGAAGTAATTCACCGCAAGATTAATGAGTGAACTTCCCTGCATATAAGTGGTGGGGCGCGTGGAGTGGGACTTCGATTCCTGGGCCGAAACCTACGACGATGACGTTGGGAGGGAGGATTGGATTCACGCCGATTACGAGGAGGTTCTAAAGCTTGTGGCGGAGAGAGTCGGCGGGACAGTTGTGGACATCGGCTGCGGAACGGGCAACATCCTGTGCTTTCTCAAATGCGAGCGCTACATCGGGGTTGAGCTTTCCCGCGGGATGCGGGCGAAGTTCCGGGAAAAACACGGCTTTGAGCCCCTCGACGGGCACTTCCTCAAGGTCCCGCTGCCGGAGGGGGCGGCCGATGCCGTGATAAGCACCTACGCATTCCACCACGTGCCGGATGAAGAGAAGGGGGTCGCACTGAGGGAGATGCTCCGCGTTCTGAAGCCCGAAGGGAAAATTGTCATCGGTGACGTCATGTTCGAATCGGAGGGAGAAAAGCTGAAGATTGGGAAGGAAGATGGTATCCTTGATGAAGTCCTCGACGAGTACTTTGCGACGGTCAATGAGCTGAAGGAGCTATGCGAAAGGCTTGACCTCCAATGTAGCTTTGGACGGGTTAATCGGTACGTTTGGATTGCCGAGATATTTCCCGTTCTTCTTTAAATCCTCGTGGACTCCTCTTCCCCTTTCTGGAAAACGCGTTGAACCTGCCCTTCGCCGGTTCAATGGAACCCTAAATATTTAACAATGAAAAACAGTGGCAATGGTGACTACTCTTCCCCAACTTCCGCCTTCAGGTGGGTAAGCTGCAGAGCTTCCTTAAGGCCAAGGGCATCAACGGCGAACCCGTAAAGAGCGTAGAATGATGCCATGATAACAGCGGCAACCATCCGGTCAAGTGAAAGTATCGTCGCCCTCGCCTCGCTGGGAATCCTGTGCTGTAGCTCCACTGAGATGTTGAAGCCGAAGGCAGTGCTGATGACGGTGAGGGTTATGCCCAGGAGGACGAGCCAAATCGGGTTCGTATAAATTGCAGAGAGAACAGTCAGGATTGGGAGGACCAGCGGGGCTAGTAAGTAAAGCCTCAGACTCCACGAATCAGGCAGGCGAACACCTACCAGCCTCGGAAGCGTTCTAACCGTCACCTCTACCACACCAAGGAGGCTAAGTGTGCCGATCAGGGTCGTTCCTAGGTAGCTGGATAGGACTTCCCCGAGATAAGGTTCAAAGAACTTCCTGAATTGATTAGTCTGCAGGGACACGACTATTGAGAGTGAGATGAGCCAGAAGAGCCGCGGTTTTACAAGTTCGCGGAACGAGCCGAGGGCATGGGTGAGGTACCCCTTATCGATCCTCTGAAAGTCGTACTCAGGTATTGTGGCCACCAAAACCACCGCCGAAAGCTCAACGACAAGGCTCAGAAAGAGAGGAAGGATAAAACCGCAGAATTGGGCGAGGAAAGCGCCTGTTATCAAAGTAACCGCGGATAGGGGGACGGTTATGCTCTTTGCATCCTTCATTATTCTCCGGTACTCCTTCTCCTTCTTAAGGTGCCTCAGGTTGTCGAAGAGCCATGCCTGCAGGCTTCCACTCACGAAGGCCGCCCCAAGTGCGGCAAGGAGGGAGTAGAGGAGGAGCATTGGGAAGTTCGATAGCAGTATCAAGACCACCGTGCTAAGAGCGTGGATTGAAAAGCCTACCAGAACGCTCAGCTTCCTGCTAACCCTGTCACCCACGATCCCGGTTGGAACCTCGAAGAGAAAAGCCCCCAAGACGCCCAGTGAGGTGGCTATACCGATTTGGCCGTAGGAAAAGCCCTTGATTAGGTAATAAACCACAATGAGATTCCCAATGAAGCCTATGCTGAGCAAAGCCAATAGGAGCTTGTATCTCTGTATTACATCCAACGTTGTCACCCCCTGGGTTGTATCATGGCGTCACCCCAGAGACCGAGGCCCGGATCCAGAGAACTTCATCGTCTCTTACAAATCCCGACCCTGAGGACGATGCGTCTCATGGCAGATGGTCCCCTAAACCTTCTCAATAGCCATAATTGTCTCCCCTTCTTCCTCCCTAACCCCAAGTGCAACCTCCTCACCCAAAACCTCGACCCAGCCACGCTCCCAGAGTTCTCTCTTCCAGAGGATTTCACCGTCCCTAACCTTTATCACCGCCGCTTTTCCCTCGACCTCACCCCCAACTATGAGGCAGTTCTCAATTGGCAGGAGCGAGGTTGCCACGCCGTTTGGAAGCGTTACCTCCCAGTCTCCACCCCATACCCGGAGGTCTCTCCCTTTATAACCGCCCAGGATTATTTTTCCGTCCATTTTGGCGGCCGTTAGGGCGATTCCCTCCGCGAGCTCGCTTTCCTTTATCAATTCCCCGTTTTCAGTGAACTCAAACGTCTTGACCTTCCACTTCTCCTCCCGTAAGCTCCCGACGAGGAAAAGCTTTCCATCGAGTTCAACCAGGCCGGAAATCACGGCATCGCCCCAGGGGCCGAGTTTCTTGAGCCAGAGGAGTTCGCCGTCCTCTGTAATCCTCCCCATGAAGAAGCCCCTGCTTTCTCTGTGGGAGGTCTCGCCCGCTATGAGGGTCCCGTCCCCTGCTGGCAGGATCGAGTAAACGCACTCGTTGCCGAGGATTTCCAGCTTCCTCTCCCAGAGGACTTTGAGGTTTCTGTCGAGCCTCGCTACATAGCCCTTCCAGCCCTCGCCTCCGTCGGGAGTTGCCTTCCCCTCGACGGCACCGCCGATGAGGTAGCTATCCTTGAGCTTCGCCGCACTATGTCCTTCCCAGTCGTTTTCGCCGGAGATGAACTTTACCTCCACTATCTCCTCACCTTCGAACCTCGCGAGCATTATTCTGTAATTCTTTCCGTCGTGGACACTCCCAATGAGCAGGTCGCCAGCCAGTGAAGCCGGAATCGTTTCAACGCCGAAGGAGTAGGTTTTCATCCAGAACCCTCCCGCCTGTTGATGGTTTGATGATTCTCCTTAAAGAACCATGGCAAAGGTTTTAAAATTTTTGCCGGTTAGTAGTAAATGGGTGGCAGGGATGAAGAGGAAAAACTTCACCGGGTTTCTAGTGCTTCTGCTCCTCCTAGCTCTGTTCGCTTCTTCATATTCCCTGTGGAATTGCCGGAAAGACCAGGAGAGCCTTCTAATGGTCCTTTACATAGATGGTCTGAAAGACGCCAGAGGACTCTCAGATGTCGGCGGAACCTTTGAGTACCTACTCCGCGAGAACGCTTCGGATGGTCTCATAATCTCCCATGCCTACGCGTACTCCATCAGGGTAGAACACCTTAAAGAGGCTTTCGACCTCCTCCAAGCATACACGGATGATGGGAGGTTTCAGCTAATGTTCTCGGCCACGTCCAACTACCATCTGTTTCTTCAAGTAGTTAGCTTCGGCAACTCCACGACGAGAAACGTCCTCATCGAGAAGAACCTTGAAACGCTCAAGGAACTCGACAATCTCATGAAGAACGTAACGGAATACCAGAACCCGGGCGATCTACCTGAGGAGCTCGTTGAGAAGATTTTCCAGACCTCTGAGAAGCTGGAGGTTTGATAATGAGGGTAGTCTTAATCCCCATGCGTGTCAAAACCGGGGATTTCAACGCCAACTGGGAAGAATTCGAAAGGCGCTTCAGCGAGGCCCTAGCACATAAACCTGACTTCATAGTCTTCCCCGAGTACTGCTTCACAGGCTTTGTGGAGTGGAACTTCAGCGGGGCGGGGCTTTACGATGAGATAATCGGGCGGGTGAGCAGGCTCGCGAGGGAGAAAGGTGTTTATGTCGTCTTTGGCCTTCTGGAGCCCTACAGAAACTGCGTTTATAACTCAGCCCTCCTAATCGGCAGGGACGGCGAGGTTCTCCTAAAACACCGCAAGTTTCAGGAGCCGATGAAGTTCTGCACCGGCAACACGGTCAGGACTGCAAAAACGGAGTTCGGCAAGGTCTCCCTAATCCTCTGCGGCGACCTCTACAACAAGCGCATCCTGAAGTGGGTGAGAAGGAAAAGGCCGGACTACCTCTTCGTGCCGATGGAGTACTCACCGGGTTACGGGAAGCCGGACGCGGGGGACGTTGAAGCGATGGCCAAGCGGGTTAAGCTCCTCGGCGTTAAGGCCTTCATAGTCAACAGCTACCCGCCGGGCGGGGCCTGGGTCTTCGATGCTGACGGAACCCTGCTCGCCTCGGCCGAGGGAGAGGAGGCCCTTATCTGGGAGGGACAACCCTAAAATACATTGCCGCCGAATTGTCCCCAGTGGACTCGATGGAGCTCTACGACGTTGATGAGTTCTGGAAGTTTGATTTACGGGTCGGCCTCGTGAAGAAGGCCGAGAGGCTGAAGAGAACCCGGAAGCTCATTAAGCTTGAGGTTGACTTTGGAAGTGAGGAGCGGACGATAATCAGTGGCATAGCAGACCAGTATTCACCGGAGGACTTTGAAGGGAAGAAGTTCGTCTTCGTCCTCAACCTGAAGCCCAAGAAGCTCTCCGGCGTCGAGAGCAGGGGGATGCTGATCGTTGCGGAGACGGAAGATGGGAAGGTCTATCTCCTCCCGATTCCCGACGAGGTGCCTGGTGGAACGAAGGTGTGGTGAATGTGGCCCTCGGCAAGGTTCGTCGATGACAACGTGGCCTTCTCTCGGATGCCAACGAGGAGCGAGCTGGGCAAAGTGGCTGAGGAGTTCGACGCCGTTGTTGTCCTTGTCGAGGAGTTCGAACTTCCGTATCCTTTCGAAGAATGGAAGAAGAGGGGAGTTGAGGTTCTCCACAGCCAGATAGAAGATTTTACGGCCCCAAGCCTCAGCCAGCTCCTCGAAATCCTTCGCTGGATCGATGCCAGAGTCAGGCAGGGGAAGAGGATCCTCGTTCACTGTATGGGAGGCCTAGGGAGGAGTGGGACCATCGCGGTCGCCTGGCTCATGTACTCGAAGAACCTTTCCCTGCGTGAAGCCCTCCGGAGGGTTCGCTCGCTGAGGCCCGGTGCCGTCGAGAGCGACGAACAGATGGAGGTTTTATGGGAGCTCCAAGAATTTTTGAAAAGGTGACCATATCTTTCCCGGATTTTCCACATTTTGAGGCATTCTGACAGAAAAGGTTGCGATGGGTTTATATACACCCCTCAGGGAAGGGGGGCAGGTGATACCTATGGGGAGAGGGAATCTCGGATTTGCGGGAAGTGCCTTTGGACTTGTTAACTGCAGGGTGAGCTACCGCCATCATCATCTCTTCTGACGGGACCTTTCCAGGGTTGCTGGTTAGAACCAATGTTTTTCAGGGGGTGTTCTCTTGAAAAGGACAATAGAAGACTACCTTAGGTTAGCTGAGATAAGCAACAGGCTCAGAAATGTTTTTGAGCTGTGGGGCTACCGTGAGGTGCTTTTCCCGACCATCGAGGAGTATTCCGGGGGGATCAGGAAGGGAACCAAGTTCGCGTACGACAATGGGTTCTACCTCATAAACCCTGACCCCACCTCGAGAATCATAAAGGAGTTTGCGGACAGCTCTATGAGACTGTTTTACATAACGGAGGTTCTCAACGGGGGTATACGGGGAGAATGGCAGGCAGGAGTCGAGATGATAGGCTTCGACGGCATGGAGCTCTCCGTTGAGCCGATCCTCGTGGCCATAACCGCCATGGAGGCGCTGGGAATAGAGGAGTTCTACGTCGACGTGGGGAGCCTCTCCGTGTGGAAGGAGGCCATCTCCGATATTCCAGAGTTCCAGGGAGTCGTCTTCACCGCCCTGACACGGAGAAACTTTGAGCTCGTTGAGAGGCTTCCTATAACCCGGGAGAAGAAAGACCTGCTGTGGAACCTCTTCAACTTCAGGGGGCGGGAAAGCAGCTTTGAGAAGCTCGACAGGGTCGTTAGACTAATCGGGGATGAGAGGGTTTTCATAGACCTCGGCACGGTCAGGCCGCTGCCATACTACACCGATTTGATCTTTGAAATCTATTCCCCCAAGCTTGGAAGGCCCCTCGGGGGTGGGGGGGAGTACTCGATAGGCTCCAAAAAGGCTGCCGGGTTCTACCTTGACATAGGGGCAATTTCAAAACTCTACTCCGGAAAAGAGCGGCAGAGGGCCCTTGTCGCTGCCGAGGACACATGTGAAGCGTACAGGAAGGCCAGAAAGTTCGTGAAGCTTGGAATCCCCGTGGAGGTGAGAAGATGAGGTTCGTTCTCGCAAAGGGACGCCTTTTCGGGCCCTCGTTGGAGTACCTGAGAAAAGCCGGGCTCCAGCTCTCCCCGCCGGGGGGTCGGGAGCTCGTCTCGGCGGACGGGAAGGTTCTCCTGGCCAGGGCCTTTGACGTCCCGGTCTACGTCGAACACGGCATAGACGTCGGCATAGCTGGCAGCGACGTCGTCGAGGAGAGGGGCAGCGACGTTCTGGTTCCCCTTGAGCTCCCCTTTGGGAAGTGCAGGATGAGCGTTGCAATGCCGAAGGAGAGGGTCATTGAGCCCGGCGAGATGGATGGCTTCAGGATAGCGACCAAGTACCCGAGGATAGCGCGGTCCTACTTCGAATCCCTCGGCGTCGATGTCGAAATCATAAAGCTCAACGGCAGTGTCGAGCTGTCGGTGGTGACCGGGATAGCCGATGCCATAGTGGACATAGTTGAGACCGGGAGCACGCTCAGGGCAAACGGCCTCGTGGAGGTCGAGAAAATAATGGACGTTTCAGCCCTGCTCCTCGTTAACCGCATAGCTCAGAAGGTGAGGTTTGAGGAGATAAACGACCTGGTTAAAAGGCTCAGGAGGGTTAGGGATGGATCTTGAGAGGTACGTGTCGGGGATGCTGGCCGACATAAGGGAGAGGGGCCTGGAGGCCGTCAAGGAGTACTCGGAGAGGTTCGATAGTTACGGTGGGCCCTTCCGGGTCAGCGAGGAGGAGTTTGAGGAGGCAGAAAAGCTGATCCCGGAGAGGGACATGGAGATAATAGCGAGAACAATCGAGCGCATACGGGCCTACCACGAGAGGCAGAAGCCAGAAGACGGACTCTTCATCCGGAACGGTTCCCTCTACGGCCTGATGTACCGCCCGATAAGGAGGATAGGCATCTACGTCCCCGGTGGGAAGCCGCTCCCCTCGACGCTGATGATGGTGGGGGTCCCCGCCAGGGTGGCCGGGGTCGGGGAGATAGCAGTCACAATCCCCCCGAAGGACGGAAAGGTGAACCCCTATGTCCTCTACGTGGCCAGGCTCCTCGGCATAGAGGAGGTCTACAAGCTCGGTGGAGTCCAGGCGATAGGGGCGATGGCTTACGGGATAGGCATGAAGAAGGTGGACAAGATATTCGGGCCTGGAAACAGGTTCGTCAACGAGGCCAAGAGGCAGGTGTTTGGGGTGGTGGGCATAGACAGCCTCGCCGGCCCTTCGGAGATAGCCGTCATAGCGGACGGAAGTGCGGAGAAGGAATACGTGCTCGCCGACCTCCTCAGCCAGCTGGAGCACGGGAGGGACAGCAAGGCCTGGCTCCTGACGACGTCGAAGGAGCTCGCGGCCTACTGCTCGCGCGAGGGAATAGAGGTCATGCTCTGCGAGACCCTTGAGGAGTGCGCCGAGAAGGCCAACGAGATAGCGCCGGAGCACCTTGAGATAATCACCGCCCGGCCGATGGAGCTCGTTGACCTGATCGAGAACGCGGGTGCGATTTACCTCGGCCCCTACACGCCGGTGCCGGCGGCGGATTACTTCCTCGGCGTCAACCACGTCCTTCCCACAGGGGGGACGGCGAAGTTCAGCGGTGTCCTGACGGTGAGGGACTTCATGAAGCCGATAAGCGTCGCTCAGGTGAGTAGAGGGGAGTTCCTCGCGGAGAGGGAGCTGGGCATCCGCCTGGCGGAGATAGAGGGAATGGCCTTCCACAGGGAGAGCATGGAGGTGAGGAAATGAGGAGGGAGACCCGGGAGACCAGGATAGAGGTAGAGCTCGATGCCGGTGGCGGAGTGAAGACCGGGGACGCGGTGTTCGACCACATGTTGACGGCCATGTCCTTCTACATGGGGCGGGAGATCAGGGTGAGCGCGGCCTACGACCTGAGGCACCACCTTTGGGAGGACACGGGAATAACCCTTGGGGAGGAGCTCCGCTCCAAGCTCCCGGAGAGGTTCGCCCGCTTTGGAAGCTCTGTGATGCCGATGGATGATGCCCTCGTCATCGTCGCGGTTGACATCTCCGGGAGGCCCTACGTGAACCTGGAGGTATCTCCCGCCGAATCCGAGGAGGGATTTTCCACGGCGCTCTTCCGTGAGTTCCTCTGGGGGCTGGCCCGCTCCCTGAGGGCCACTATCCACGTT contains the following coding sequences:
- a CDS encoding CPBP family intramembrane glutamic endopeptidase — protein: MIDYIHAVMLWLAVFAPSSALASLLVKRGKTFAVTGMQGTLLILSLVLIAFLQIPLSFRPLYLLQAVLLGFSLSLLLNWVEQLLTRRVEVPEFLPEGLPWRVLLLLILAPLAEEALNRGLVESYLLSHGYLWGAIILSAVLFALPHWMAFEKTSLGERTFVTAGAFVMGVTVAYLFALSGSLLTAFTFHSSANFGGLLIAHLRIGQRS
- a CDS encoding CPBP family intramembrane glutamic endopeptidase, which encodes MGMPMGPLGIFILAFLLYITHGIYLGGFIRAFKRCFGEITGYWIAMSIFTLLFAALITIVYPSLYFVRWSFPADYFLIFLSLSVLTFVPVIFGLKKPASPEANGNEEVEFVKSMSFKQAALLQIISAALPEELVFRYIFLGLLALWNPLAGLVAISLFFGLAHKFAHPERKWMVLLSNTLTGFVLGLTYIYTKSLLVVMAIHWLDNMIPWAYMKYENRRRVTVGTTVLLAFLPLVLLRGKLSPILEYLGGIYSGEGIVWGIGITLVMLGVVYLGLKLLGAKEK
- a CDS encoding class I SAM-dependent methyltransferase, which produces MEWDFDSWAETYDDDVGREDWIHADYEEVLKLVAERVGGTVVDIGCGTGNILCFLKCERYIGVELSRGMRAKFREKHGFEPLDGHFLKVPLPEGAADAVISTYAFHHVPDEEKGVALREMLRVLKPEGKIVIGDVMFESEGEKLKIGKEDGILDEVLDEYFATVNELKELCERLDLQCSFGRVNRYVWIAEIFPVLL
- a CDS encoding MFS transporter; this encodes MDVIQRYKLLLALLSIGFIGNLIVVYYLIKGFSYGQIGIATSLGVLGAFLFEVPTGIVGDRVSRKLSVLVGFSIHALSTVVLILLSNFPMLLLYSLLAALGAAFVSGSLQAWLFDNLRHLKKEKEYRRIMKDAKSITVPLSAVTLITGAFLAQFCGFILPLFLSLVVELSAVVLVATIPEYDFQRIDKGYLTHALGSFRELVKPRLFWLISLSIVVSLQTNQFRKFFEPYLGEVLSSYLGTTLIGTLSLLGVVEVTVRTLPRLVGVRLPDSWSLRLYLLAPLVLPILTVLSAIYTNPIWLVLLGITLTVISTAFGFNISVELQHRIPSEARATILSLDRMVAAVIMASFYALYGFAVDALGLKEALQLTHLKAEVGEE
- a CDS encoding carbon-nitrogen hydrolase family protein, which produces MRVVLIPMRVKTGDFNANWEEFERRFSEALAHKPDFIVFPEYCFTGFVEWNFSGAGLYDEIIGRVSRLAREKGVYVVFGLLEPYRNCVYNSALLIGRDGEVLLKHRKFQEPMKFCTGNTVRTAKTEFGKVSLILCGDLYNKRILKWVRRKRPDYLFVPMEYSPGYGKPDAGDVEAMAKRVKLLGVKAFIVNSYPPGGAWVFDADGTLLASAEGEEALIWEGQP
- the metG gene encoding methionine--tRNA ligase subunit beta; protein product: MDSMELYDVDEFWKFDLRVGLVKKAERLKRTRKLIKLEVDFGSEERTIISGIADQYSPEDFEGKKFVFVLNLKPKKLSGVESRGMLIVAETEDGKVYLLPIPDEVPGGTKVW
- a CDS encoding dual specificity protein phosphatase family protein, with amino-acid sequence MWPSARFVDDNVAFSRMPTRSELGKVAEEFDAVVVLVEEFELPYPFEEWKKRGVEVLHSQIEDFTAPSLSQLLEILRWIDARVRQGKRILVHCMGGLGRSGTIAVAWLMYSKNLSLREALRRVRSLRPGAVESDEQMEVLWELQEFLKR
- a CDS encoding ATP phosphoribosyltransferase regulatory subunit, whose product is MKRTIEDYLRLAEISNRLRNVFELWGYREVLFPTIEEYSGGIRKGTKFAYDNGFYLINPDPTSRIIKEFADSSMRLFYITEVLNGGIRGEWQAGVEMIGFDGMELSVEPILVAITAMEALGIEEFYVDVGSLSVWKEAISDIPEFQGVVFTALTRRNFELVERLPITREKKDLLWNLFNFRGRESSFEKLDRVVRLIGDERVFIDLGTVRPLPYYTDLIFEIYSPKLGRPLGGGGEYSIGSKKAAGFYLDIGAISKLYSGKERQRALVAAEDTCEAYRKARKFVKLGIPVEVRR
- the hisG gene encoding ATP phosphoribosyltransferase, whose amino-acid sequence is MRFVLAKGRLFGPSLEYLRKAGLQLSPPGGRELVSADGKVLLARAFDVPVYVEHGIDVGIAGSDVVEERGSDVLVPLELPFGKCRMSVAMPKERVIEPGEMDGFRIATKYPRIARSYFESLGVDVEIIKLNGSVELSVVTGIADAIVDIVETGSTLRANGLVEVEKIMDVSALLLVNRIAQKVRFEEINDLVKRLRRVRDGS
- the hisD gene encoding histidinol dehydrogenase, whose translation is MDLERYVSGMLADIRERGLEAVKEYSERFDSYGGPFRVSEEEFEEAEKLIPERDMEIIARTIERIRAYHERQKPEDGLFIRNGSLYGLMYRPIRRIGIYVPGGKPLPSTLMMVGVPARVAGVGEIAVTIPPKDGKVNPYVLYVARLLGIEEVYKLGGVQAIGAMAYGIGMKKVDKIFGPGNRFVNEAKRQVFGVVGIDSLAGPSEIAVIADGSAEKEYVLADLLSQLEHGRDSKAWLLTTSKELAAYCSREGIEVMLCETLEECAEKANEIAPEHLEIITARPMELVDLIENAGAIYLGPYTPVPAADYFLGVNHVLPTGGTAKFSGVLTVRDFMKPISVAQVSRGEFLAERELGIRLAEIEGMAFHRESMEVRK
- the hisB gene encoding imidazoleglycerol-phosphate dehydratase HisB; the protein is MRRETRETRIEVELDAGGGVKTGDAVFDHMLTAMSFYMGREIRVSAAYDLRHHLWEDTGITLGEELRSKLPERFARFGSSVMPMDDALVIVAVDISGRPYVNLEVSPAESEEGFSTALFREFLWGLARSLRATIHVKQLAGTNAHHIIEAAFKGLGVALGEAVMEGKELKSTKGLLEV